From Paenibacillus sp. PvR098:
AATGCCGGAAATGGATGGAATTAAAGCACTAGAACATATTATGAAATCCGATCCGGTTCCCGTAGTCATGTTAAGCGTTCAAACCGGGGATGAAACGGCATCCACTCTTAAAGCATTGGAGCTAGGAGCCGTTGATTTCTTCCTAAAATCAAACTTAATACAAGATGTGGATAATCAGGATACGATCCGTGATTTTTTGGATCGAGTGAAAGTGGCTGCGGGCGCAAATATAGCGAGGCAACAAGCGATAGTCGATGATCATCATGTTGACCAATTGATTCAAGGAAAACGGGTTGTGTCTATGGATTTGGTGATTATCGGATGCTCAACCGGGGGGCCTTCCGCGTTACAGTCGATCCTTCCGCGATTTCCATCTGACTTTCCTGCGGGAATTGTCGTTGTACAACATATGCCACCGGGTTTTACTAAGCCATTAGCCGACCGGTTTGATCATATTTGCAACCTGACGGTGAAGGAAGCTGAGGATGGGGATATCGTGGGTCCAGGGACCATATATATCGCCCCCGCTGGTTCGCATCTGATTTTCCAAAAAACTAGCGGGATGGTCCAACTGAAAATCCAATCAGAGGTTGCAGAAAAACACCTGTATAAGCCTTCTGTGGATGTCACCCTTGGTTCAGCGGCTCCCATTTATGGAAATCGGCTTTTGAGTGTGATTTTAACGGGGATGGGGATCGACGGGTTACACGGATGCGGAGAGGTCAAGGCGCGCGGGGGGCGGGTGATTACGGAATCAGAGAATTCCTGCGTTGTCTATGGCATGCCGAAGGCTGTCTATGAAGCAGGATTAGCGGATAAACAAGTCCTTTTGAATCATGTATATCAACACATCATTGCTGAAATATAGACAGGCCATCAACAGAACGAATAGGTCGTTTGAAGATCTTCTTGTAAATATCTCGAGAAGGTCTTTCTTTATTATTAATGAGATGTATTTCCAAAAAACGCTTGACTCAAACTATAATCAGGAATATTAAAGACGTATCCAGATTGGCCGGTGTTTCACTCAGTACCGCTTCCAAAGTCATTAATCATGAAGGCAATGTGAAGCCTGAGCTTCAAGATAAGGTTTGGAAGGCCGTGCATGAACTGAATTATCATCCGAACGCCGTAGCAAGGAGCTTGAAATCATCCACTACGAATACATTGGCGGTTCTTTTTTGGGCAATATTACCAATCCGTTTTGCTTTTTGGGGAGGGAGAATTGCTTATTTTTCCGACCCGGAAAATAACCTTTGGGAAGTTGCTTGGAATCCCACGGCCATTTTTGATGAACGAGGGGCGATGATATCATTTTAAAATAAAGAGTAGAGAGGTGATATCCATGAAAAATCCAACCCCCAAGCTTCCCATAACTCCTGAAGAAAGGTCGAATTTAAGAACTTTTAAAATTAAACTAATGGATATTGCTCATATAGATGCAACCGAACTATCCCAATGTCTGCAATGCTCATTTCAACGAGCAAAATATCTTATCGCTTTGGCTCAATTCCAAATGATCCCCTCCATCGGTCCGAAAGTAGCTCAATGGGTGACCGAATTAGGGTATTATTCTCTGGAGGAGATAAAAAATGAAGGTGGTGCGGACTTAATTCAACGCTTGGAAGAACATTTCGGATATTGGGAGGACCCTTGTGCGGAGGATGCTTTACGTTGTATTGTATATCATGCCAATCATCCTGGCAGTGATAAAACCTGGTTTGATTTTACATCCGAAAGGAAAGCATATCGAGAGAAGCATGGGTATCCTGCGACTAGACCCACGGTTCCTTGGTATGAGAAGAAAAAACTTCATACCGAGGGATGGGGAACAAGAGTTGAATAAACCATCAAACAACAAGGAGACTGCCTCGGGCAGCCTCCTTGTTGTTTAGTAAACTCATGACGAAAGGCTAAATAGTGATTACGGATGAAAATTGCTGCTCCTTTATGGTAAAACAGTACATAGATTTCATCTTCGTTCTGTTCTACAATGAAAGCATGGCGCAAGCTGCTAAGCTTTTAAAAAGAACCGTAAGGGGAGAAACCCTCATGGAAGAATTGAAGTAGTAGTGAATGTAGTATTATCCTGCTTAAATAACGTCTTGGCGATCGCCCCCCAGATAGTGTACAGGAAAGCGATCGCCGCTTTAGAGTCTTTAAATTCTAGTCCCGTGGGATAAGCCCCCACTTTATAAAATCTTATTGTAGATTGGAATCCTCGTTCTGGTTTACTGTATTTTCAGTTCCTGTGTTAGTTTAAAGCTCGGAGGATAATGATTCGATCTGCTGCTGCTGCTGTTCGTTATTTGGTGCAGTTTGCTTTGCAGCATTGAGTGCATGTTGGATTGCATTCTGATCATTGCCAGCCATTGTGCTTTCACCCCAAGGTGTTCATATTTTATTAGAAAAAAGCGGGTTTCTCATGAGGCCCGCTTTTTTATGATTAGATTAACGGAATGTGCTTTGTCCAGCCATAGACATTCCAAACCCATTGACAGGAGCAGAAGTAGCATAGCCTCCGCCAAATTGCGAAGAAACATTGTTTACATTATTATAAGCTGCTTCATTCCCACGAACGCCATAACCGAAGGAACCGTAATTGGCTTCGTATCCTGCCCCGCCTTGCTGTTGAGCCGGGTACAAGGAATCGCCGCGAAGGCCTTGGTCATGGCCTGGCTGGTTGCCACGGTAATTTTGCATATGGTATGCTTCGGCAGAAGGTTGGCCTTGAGCATAGGATCCTTGTCCAAAGGAAGAACCGAAGTTTTGGCGTGAGATGGAAGACCCGATGCCTTGACCTGCAAAGGAGGATCCGAATCCACCGTTTACAGGAGCGGAAGTTGTAAAGCCGCCGCCAAATTGTGAGGAAACGTTATTTACATTGTTATAAGCTGCTTCATTTCCACGAACACCGTAACGGAAGGTGCTGTAATTAGTTTCGTATCCAGTTCCCCCTTGCTGTTGAGCCGGGTAGAAGGAATCGCCACGTAGACCTTGGTCATGGCCCGGCTGGTTACCACGGTAATTTTGCATATGGTACGCTTCAGGAGAAGCACTGTTACCCATTTGCATTTGTTGCTGATTTTGGCCATAAAAGGATTGAACATTCCCAATTGGCTGATATGCCTGAGTTCTTTGAAAAGTTGAGCTTCCAAAGGGAGAAGTGCCAAGGTTGTTTTGGAACTGTTGATTATACATTCGATTTCTCCTTTATTTAATTTATTAGTCTTCAAGAAGTGAATAAAACACCTCAATTGAAGCCTTGATTAGGTTTTGCAGATTCCGATTTTTTTATGTTTAGAATAATAAAGTAACAAAGGATAAATCAATCTTTCATAAGAATCCCCTGAGCGGCGCTCAGGGGATTCGAACAACATGAAGGATTTTTCATGTACAACCATATAACAGTATGACTCCAATATTTGATCCTATACCAAGAATTTTTTCAGAACGGGTTATGACAAAGATTCGTAATCAAGAACAAAATGTATTGCCTTGTATACGGTTGCATGTTAGACTAATAAAGCAAAATATTTGTCGAAAATAATAACGATAATGCTTGGTGTGTCAACAGCGTTCCTGTTTACCGTTAAGCCCGATTCGGATGAACGAATGACATGCTGGTTTTAACGTAGCGTTCCTGCGGTTATACTAGTGTCACAGATCCTGTCCAAAGATGATTACCAACCATGGACAGGTGTTTGTGATGCTTTTTATTTTTACATCAATTGGAATTTGAATGAAGAGGGTGTAGGGTATGAGAAAAGTTAAAAATCGTTGGTTGATTGCAACATCAGCAGTAGGAATCCACATCTCCAT
This genomic window contains:
- a CDS encoding helix-hairpin-helix domain-containing protein, with the protein product MKNPTPKLPITPEERSNLRTFKIKLMDIAHIDATELSQCLQCSFQRAKYLIALAQFQMIPSIGPKVAQWVTELGYYSLEEIKNEGGADLIQRLEEHFGYWEDPCAEDALRCIVYHANHPGSDKTWFDFTSERKAYREKHGYPATRPTVPWYEKKKLHTEGWGTRVE
- a CDS encoding helix-turn-helix transcriptional regulator — encoded protein: MAGVSLSTASKVINHEGNVKPELQDKVWKAVHELNYHPNAVARSLKSSTTNTLAVLFWAILPIRFAFWGGRIAYFSDPENNLWEVAWNPTAIFDERGAMISF
- a CDS encoding chemotaxis response regulator protein-glutamate methylesterase, with product MKRYGVLIVDDSAFMRRAINLLFDMDSDFFVVGIARNGEEAIEKIRRLKPDVVTMDVEMPEMDGIKALEHIMKSDPVPVVMLSVQTGDETASTLKALELGAVDFFLKSNLIQDVDNQDTIRDFLDRVKVAAGANIARQQAIVDDHHVDQLIQGKRVVSMDLVIIGCSTGGPSALQSILPRFPSDFPAGIVVVQHMPPGFTKPLADRFDHICNLTVKEAEDGDIVGPGTIYIAPAGSHLIFQKTSGMVQLKIQSEVAEKHLYKPSVDVTLGSAAPIYGNRLLSVILTGMGIDGLHGCGEVKARGGRVITESENSCVVYGMPKAVYEAGLADKQVLLNHVYQHIIAEI